A stretch of Ipomoea triloba cultivar NCNSP0323 chromosome 11, ASM357664v1 DNA encodes these proteins:
- the LOC115996064 gene encoding kunitz trypsin inhibitor 5-like: MYGKIVRVGVKYYVVPLLQDQGGGLDLASTGSQSCPASVVQDDAYWWGNTMQFYPVDPKKGVVREWSDLNIEFPDAYTGCPENNVWTIVGDLSVYDDSHYIIAGGEKGNPGSQTLNNWFKIVKTTNAYKLMSCPDVCYYCSYYCRDVGISVEAGQRRLVLSDTPLEINFRKA; this comes from the coding sequence ATGTACGGAAAGATTGTTCGTGTTGGTGTCAAATACTACGTTGTACCACTTCTCCAGGACCAGGGCGGTGGGTTGGACCTAGCTTCCACTGGTAGTCAGAGTTGCCCGGCTAGTGTGGTTCAAGATGATGCTTACTGGTGGGGAAACACAATGCAGTTCTACCCAGTTGATCCGAAGAAAGGTGTGGTTCGTGAATGGAGTGACCTCAACATTGAATTCCCGGACGCATACACGGGATGTCCAGAGAATAATGTTTGGACGATAGTTGGCGATCTCTCGGTGTATGATGATTCTCATTACATAATAGCAGGTGGAGAAAAAGGAAATCCTGGTTCACAGACTCTAAACAATTGGTTCAAGAtagtaaaaacaacaaatgcATACAAGCTCATGTCTTGTCCAGATGTGTGCTATTACTGCTCATACTACTGCCGTGATGTTGGCATTTCGGTGGAAGCTGGACAGAGGCGTTTGGTTCTTAGCGATACCCCTCTTGAAATCAACTTTAGGAAGGCCTAA
- the LOC115996063 gene encoding kunitz trypsin inhibitor 5-like yields the protein MKTPFFLLSLFLFSILLFQVIEAQVLDTRGKIVRAGVKYYVVPLFQDQGGGLDLASTGSQSCPQSVVQDDVYWWGNTIQFYPVNSQKGVIREWTDLNIEFPDVYTGCPESKVWTITGDPSSYDITHYITDGGSKGNPGQQTLSNWFQIVKTANAYKFMFCPSVCNYCSYVCQDVGISIEGGQRRLVLSNTPLEINFKKA from the coding sequence ATGAAGACACCATTCTTCCTCCTTTCTCTCTTCCTCTTCTCCATCTTGCTTTTTCAAGTTATAGAAGCACAAGTGCTTGATACCCGCGGCAAGATTGTCCGAGCTGGTGTCAAGTACTATGTTGTACCTCTTTTCCAGGATCAGGGTGGTGGGCTTGACCTAGCTTCAACCGGAAGCCAGAGTTGCCCGCAAAGTGTGGTCCAAGATGATGTTTACTGGTGGGGCAATACTATACAATTCTACCCTGTTAATTCACAGAAAGGCGTGATTCGTGAGTGGACTGATCTCAACATCGAATTTCCAGATGTATACACAGGATGCCCTGAGTCTAAGGTGTGGACAATTACGGGAGATCCTTCATCATATGACATTACTCATTACATTACAGATGGTGGCAGTAAAGGCAATCCTGGTCAACAAACTCTAAGCAACTGGTTCCAGATTGTCAAAACAGCAAATGCCTATAAGTTTATGTTTTGTCCAAGTGTGTGTAATTACTGCTCATATGTGTGCCAAGATGTTGGCATCTCGATTGAAGGAGGACAAAGGCGTTTGGTTCTCAGCAATACCCCTCTGGAAATCAACTTTAAGAAGGCTTAA
- the LOC115996062 gene encoding kunitz trypsin inhibitor 5-like — protein sequence MYGKIVRVGVKYYVVPLLQDQGGGLDLASTGSQSCPASVVQDDAYWWGNTMQFYPVDPKKGVVREWSDLNIEFPDAYTGCPENNVWTIVGDLSVYDDSHYITAGGEKGNPGSQTINNWFKIVKTTNAYKLMYCPDVCYYCSYYCRDVGISVEAGQRRLVLSDTPLEINFRKA from the coding sequence ATGTACGGAAAGATTGTTCGTGTTGGTGTCAAGTACTATGTTGTACCACTTCTCCAGGACCAGGGCGGTGGGTTAGACCTAGCTTCCACTGGTAGTCAGAGTTGCCCGGCTAGTGTGGTTCAAGATGATGCTTACTGGTGGGGAAACACAATGCAGTTCTACCCAGTTGATCCGAAAAAAGGTGTGGTTCGTGAATGGAGTGACCTCAACATTGAATTCCCAGACGCATACACAGGATGTCCAGAGAATAATGTTTGGACGATAGTTGGGGATCTGTCGGTGTATGATGATTCTCATTACATAACAGCAGGTGGAGAAAAAGGAAATCCTGGTTCACAAACTATAAACAACTGGTTCAAGATTGTAAAAACAACAAATGCATACAAGCTCATGTATTGTCCAGATGTGTGCTATTACTGCTCATACTACTGCCGTGATGTTGGCATTTCGGTGGAAGCTGGACAAAGGCGTTTGGTTCTTAGCGATACCCCTCTTGAAATCAACTTTAGGAAGGCCTAA